One genomic segment of Brassica napus cultivar Da-Ae chromosome A3, Da-Ae, whole genome shotgun sequence includes these proteins:
- the LOC106438783 gene encoding probable sodium/metabolite cotransporter BASS5, chloroplastic, translated as MSVITPIESLLLKSQHRLLQPRDHSYPVVFHNTRIITNFPRNSFSPFSLGSSSVDFPLRSDPISQNDKSSYPWRRYVSESDTNEIYNKKVSIMEALKRANSFIPHVILSSTILALLHPPSFTWFKPRYFVPGLGFMMFAVGINSNERDFLEALKRPDAIFAGYIGQYLIKPLLGYMFGLIAVSLFNLPTPIGAGIMLVSCVSGAQLSNYTTFLTDPSLAPLSIVMTSISTATAAVVTPMLSLLLIGKKLPVDVIGMISSILQVVVTPIAAGLLLNRLLPRLSNAIKPFLPALTLIDMACCIGAPLALNIDSILSPFGATILFLVIMFHLLAFVAGYIFTGFFFSKAPDVKALQRTLSYETGMQSSLLALALATKFFQDPLVGVPPAISTVVMSLMGVSLVTIWKNRKE; from the exons ATGAGCGTGATTACTCCTATTGAGTCTCTGTTATTAAAGTCTCAGCATCGTCTTCTTCAACCTCGAGATCATTCCTACCCAGTGGTTTTTCACAACACTCGGATAATTACAAATTTCCCGCGCAACAGCTTCTCACCTTTTTCTCtag GATCATCATCTGTAGATTTTCCATTACGCAGTGATCCGATTTCGCAAA ATGATAAGTCGAGTTATCCTTGGCGGAGATATGTCTCAGAATCTGACACAAATGAG ATCTATAATAAGAAAGTTTCTATAATGGAAGCATTAAAGCGAGCCAACTCTTTTATTCCTCATGTGATTCTCTCAAGCACAATTTTAGCTCTTCTCCATCCACCTTCTTTCACATGGTTCAAGCCAAG GTACTTTGTCCCTGGCCTAGGGTTCATGATGTTTGCTGTTGGAATCAACTCTAACGAACGAGACTTTCTTGAAGCTCTTAAAAGACCAGACGCTATTTTCGCCGGTTACATCGGACAATACTTGATAAAACCTCTTTTAGGTTACATGTTCGGTCTAATCGCTGTCTCTCTTTTCAATCTACCGACTCCTATAGGGGCTGGAATCATGTTGGTCTCATGTGTTAGTGGAGCTCAGCTATCGAACTACACAACTTTCTTGACAGATCCTTCACTCGCGCCGCTTAGTATTGTCATGACATCGATCTCAACCGCTACAGCGGCAGTCGTTACACCCATGCTTTCTCTCTTACTCATTGGTAAAAAGCTTCCCGTTGACGTGATTGGGATGATCTCTAGCATTCTCCAAGTTGTGGTTACACCAATTGCCGCAGGACTACTTCTAAACCG GTTATTGCCAAGGTTGTCTAATGCAATCAAACCATTTCTCCCGGCGTTAACGCTAATCGATATGGCTTGTTGCATCGGAGCACCCCTCGCTTTGAACATAGATTCAATCTTGTCTCCGTTTGGCGCAACCATTTTATTCCTTGTCATTATGTTTCATCTCTTGGCTTTCGTCGCTGGTTACATTTTCACTGGTTTCTTCTTCAGCAAGGCACCTGATGTGAAAGCCCTACAAAGAACATTATCCTATGAAACAGGAATGCAAAGTAGTCTTCTCGCTCTGGCCCTCGCCACAAAGTTCTTTCAAGATCCTCTCGTTGGAGTGCCTCCGGCAATCTCC ACGGTGGTTATGTCTTTGATGGGTGTCTCGCTTGTTACGATATGGAAAAACAGAAAGGAGTAG
- the LOC106442047 gene encoding putative transferase At4g12130, mitochondrial: MLRFNLRRQISNFTGTYRRNVHSGLEDAGPMASRLKSRSVVRFSGPDTIKFLQGLLTNDVRRFGESSGERTSTIPTPNMPSVSTPPMYAALLTPQGRFLYDFFLYRPTRPDEKLDRTGSGPGSDPGCDGSVELFADVDVAVLDELLETLKKYRLRSKVDIENVAEEFSCWQRYGRNLSGSSSVGWGGGVDRAGESTASGNKYGWQWYEDPRLDCLGYRSIFPSDSTPPLVEADKETDESNYLLWRLEHGVTEGSAETPKGEAIPLEYNFVGLNAISFDKGCYVGQELIARTHHRGVIRKRLVPLRFIDSDGKEVNQEIAAGAEVVESGTGKKIGAVSTALGSRGMGVMRVEEAFKGSTELTVNGSEDVKVEAIKPTWWPVEWFQQDLSGVASA; this comes from the exons ATGCTTCGATTCAATCTCCGTCGTCAAATCTCCAATTTTACCGGAACCTATCGCCGGAATGTACACAGCGGTCTCGAAGATGCCGGTCCGATGGCATCCAGGCTCAAATCCCGCTCCGTGGTCCGGTTTAGCGGACCGGATACAATAAAGTTTCTCCAGGGACTGTTGACCAACGATGTACGGAGGTTCGGCGAATCTTCCGGCGAGAGAACCTCGACGATTCCTACTCCGAACATGCCTTCCGTCTCCACGCCGCCTATGTACGCGGCGCTGTTAACTCCTCAGGGGAGGTTTCTATACGATTTCTTCTTGTATAGACCGACGCGACCCGATGAAAAACTCGATCGGACAGGCTCCGGACCCGGGTCGGATCCGGGTTGTGATGGGTCGGTAGAGTTGTTTGCGGATGTTGATGTCGCTGTCCTCGATGAACTGCTGGAAACACTCAAAAA ATATCGTTTGAGGTCCAAAGTGGATATTGAGAACGTTGCAGAGGAGTTCTCGTGTTGGCAGCGTTATGGTAGGAATCTATCTGGATCTTCGTCTGTGGGTTGGGGAGGTGGTGTTGATCGTGCTGGTGAATCTACAGCTAGTGGTAATAAGTACGGATGGCAATGGTACGAGGATCCTAGATTGGACTGTCTCGGTTACAGAAGCATTTTTCCTTCTGATTCAACTC CGCCATTAGTTGAGGCAGATAAAGAAACAGATGAAAGCAATTACCTTTTGTGGAGATTAGAGCATGGAGTTACTGAAGGGTCAGCTGAAACCCCTAAAG GTGAAGCAATTCCTCTTGAATATAATTTTGTTGGTCTTAATGCGATAAGCTTTGACAAAGGCTGCTATGTTGGTCAAGAGCTTATAGCTCGTACGCACCACCGTGGTGTCATCCGCAAACGCCTAGTCCCGTTACGGTTCATTGATAGCGATGGAAAAG AGGTAAACCAGGAGATTGCAGCTGGAGCTGAAGTGGTTGAATCAGGAACCGGCAAAAAAATAGGGGCAGTTTCAACAGCTTTGGGTAGCCGAGGAATGGGAGTGATGAGAGTAGAGGAAGCCTTTAAAGGCTCCACTGAATTGACGGTAAATGGGTCAGAGGACGTGAAGGTCGAGGCAATTAAACCGACGTGGTGGCCAGTTGAGTGGTTTCAGCAGGATCTGTCAGGGGTTGCCTCTGCGTAG
- the LOC106442049 gene encoding protein transport Sec1b-like, whose protein sequence is MSFSDSGSSSNGGDYKTFRQITRERLLYEMLRPEGSKSTWKVLVVDELTVKILSSSCKMSEFTQQGISLVEIITKQRQPMTSMEAIYFIQPTEANVNAFLSDMTGQSPLYKKAFVFFSSPVSRSLVTLIRKDMKAMKRIGALKEMNLEYISMDSQGFITNNENALEDLYSDEENHQRADACLNVVAKRIATVLASLKEYPVVRYRGAKGLDTTTMTSYRELIPTKLAASVWNCLTKYKQTIEDFPQTETCELLILDRSIDQIAPLIHEWTYDAMCHDLLKMEGNKYTHEVPSKTGDNTEKKEVLLDEEDPIWVELRDVHIADASERLHEKMTNFVSKNKAAQLKQSSKDFGDLSSKDLQKMVHALPQYSEQIDKLSLHVDIARTINRTIMEQGLRELGQLEQDLVFGDAGRKDVIKFLSTNNDINQESKLRLMMIFAEIYPKKFAGEKGRKMMELAKLSGDDVVAVNNLRLLGPVHTECKSSTTGSFPLKFDVLKTKRAARRDRVGDTQTWMLSRFYPIIEELVEKLNKGHLPKQDYPCMNEPRPTFYSSSQSPSASPVLPHSRRTPSWARRHLSDDGYFSDSVLGRASSCIKKKGQRIFVFIVGGATRSELRACHKLTEKLDREIILGSSSFLDPHTFLTKMKQMNEEEEISLDDIDI, encoded by the exons ATGTCATTCTCCGATTCTGGATCGTCCTCAAATGGCGGAGATTACAAGACTTTCAGGCAGATCACGCGAGAGA gATTACTATATGAAATGCTTAGGCCAGAGGGCTCGAAATCAACTTGGAAG GTACTTGTTGTGGACGAGCTCACTGTGAAGATATTGTCATCTTCCTGCAAAATGTCTGAGTTCACACAGCAAGGCATTTCTT TGGTTGAGATCATAACTAAACAGAGACAGCCTATGACTTCCATGGAAGCCATTTACTTTATTCAACCAACTGAAGCAAA TGTTAATGCGTTTTTATCAGATATGACTGGACAATCACCACTTTACAAGAA ggCCTTCGTTTTCTTTAGTTCTCCTGTTTCGAGAAGCTTAGTTACTCTCATTAGGAAGGACATGAAAGCGATGAAACGCATTGGCGCACTGAAAGAG ATGAACTTGGAGTACATTAGCATGGACAGTcag GGGTTCATTACGAATAACGAAAATGCTCTAGAAGACCTTTATAGCGACGAGGAAAACCATCAGAGAGCAGATGCTTGCTTGAATGTGGTAGCTAAACGCATTGCTACAGTTTTGGCCTCACTAAAG GAGTACCCCGTTGTGCGCTACCGTGGAGCCAAAGGTCTTGATACCACAACAATGACAAGTTACAGAGAGTTGATTCCTACAAAGCTTGCTGCTAGTGTATGGAATTGTCTGACAAAATACAAACAGACAATCGAAGATTTTCCTCAGACTGAAACATGTGAACTACTTATCCTGGATCGATCCATAGACCAG atcGCACCTCTCATTCATGAATGGACATACGATGCAATGTGCCACGATCTGCTTAAAATGGAAGGAAATAAATACACACATGAG GTTCCTAGTAAAACTGGTGATAATACTGAGAAGAAAGAGGTTCTTTTAGATGAAGAAGATCCCATTTGGGTGGAGCTTCGTGATGTTCACATTGCAGAT GCAAGTGAAAGATTGCATGAGAAGATGACAAACTTCGTGTCGAAGAACAAAGCCGCGCAACTGAAACAGAGTTCAAA AGACTTTGGTGACCTTTCATCGAAAGACTTGCAGAAGATGGTCCACGCTTTGCCTCAGTACAGTGAGCAAATCGACAAGCTCTCTCTCCATGTAGAT ATTGCTAGAACAATTAACAGGACTATAATGGAACAAGGTCTAAGAGAACTCGGGCAACTAGAGCAGGACCTTGTTTTTGGGGATGCTGGAAGAAAAGACGTCATCAAATTCTTAAGCACCAACAAT GATATAAACCAAGAAAGCAAGCTACGGTTAATGATGATTTTTGCGGAAATCTACCCTAAGAAGTTTGCAGGTGAAAAGGGACGTAAGATGATGGAG CTAGCAAAATTGTCGGGGGATGATGTAGTAGCTGTGAACAATTTGAGATTACTTGGACCAGTACATACAGAGTGTAAAAGTAGCACAACTGGATCTTTCCCTCTCAAGTTTGATGTTCTTAAG ACGAAGCGAGCTGCTCGAAGAGACCGTGTTGGTGACACTCAAACATGGATGCTATCTCGTTTTTATCCAATCATAGAG GAACTCGTTGAGAAACTTAACAAAGGCCATTTGCCAAAACAAGATTACCCTTGTATGAATGAACCAAGACCAACCTTCTACTCTAGCTCTCAATCTCCATCAGCGAGTCCGGTGTTGCCTCATTCAAGACGAACACCAAGTTGGGCAAGACGCCATCTTTCTGACGATGGATATTTCAG TGACTCAGTTCTAGGACGAGCATCGAGCTGTATCAAGAAAAAGGGACAAAGAATTTTTGTCTTTATAGTAGGAGGAGCAACGAGATCTGAG TTAAGGGCTTGCCACAAGCTTACAGAGAAGCTTGACAGAGAAATTATTTTAGGCTCCTCCAGCTTCCTTGACCCCCACACTTTCCTCACG aaaatgaaacaaatgaatgaagaagaggagattTCACTGGATGATATCGACATTTAG
- the LOC106443826 gene encoding F-box/kelch-repeat protein At5g39560-like produces the protein MIPKEAKPNQQETMTKPQPLSLSSLPDEILENILARLSKWNYPNLSLVSKRFLFLLSSPQLYTTRSHIGTTEPCLYFCLDDLLSIPHPKWFTLWMRPADETLEDEDEILEDYSLVSVPSGRHHLKHVPYSSTVAVGSDIYVIGGPYKGPPSSLVCIFDGRSHTWREGPNMLVAREKAYAFHIDGKIYVMEEDRKDDNWMEVLDIKTQTWSRLLGHGATEFRDDWFLVNVFRGQIYVIAATENFGYDPKEGTWEVVETHECYGHIDSWCEIEDVMFCFTNSGYCMWYDTKSREWREVKGSDMEVLRDTSEHSLAWGCVVETVNHGGKLLVIWVPKYKTKEKRRIWCGKIALEKRHEGEIWGKMEWVNEVLTVTNSFNFLSCVLIMI, from the coding sequence ATGATCCCCAAAGAAGCTAAACCAAATCAGCAAGAGACGATGACTAAGCCGCAACCACTGTCGTTATCATCACTCCCAGACGAAATCTTAGAGAACATTCTTGCCCGCCTGTCCAAGTGGAATTACCCTAATCTCTCTCTTGTCTCCAAGAGATTCCTCTTTCTCCTCTCTTCTCCCCAACTCTACACTACGCGATCTCACATCGGAACCACCGAACCATGCCTCTATTTTTGCTTAGACGATTTGCTCAGTATACCACATCCCAAATGGTTTACTCTTTGGATGAGACCTGCCGATGAAACCCTAGAAGACGAGGATGAAATTCTTGAAGACTATTCGTTGGTGTCGGTACCCTCTGGTCGTCACCATCTTAAACACGTACCATACTCTTCCACCGTAGCTGTTGGCTCGGACATCTACGTAATCGGTGGACCCTACAAGGGGCCACCGTCTTCACTTGTTTGTATCTTTGATGGTCGGAGTCACACGTGGCGTGAAGGTCCCAACATGTTGGTGGCCCGTGAGAAGGCGTATGCATTTCATATCGATGGGAAAATATATGTAATGGAAGAGGACCGGAAAGACGATAATTGGATGGAAGTACTAGACATAAAAACTCAAACTTGGAGTCGCTTGCTGGGCCATGGAGCTACTGAGTTTCGTGACGATTGGTTTCTTGTCAATGTGTTTAGAGGACAGATATACGTAATTGCTGCTACGGAGAATTTTGGATATGACCCAAAAGAAGGGACATGGGAAGTTGTGGAAACGCACGAGTGTTATGGACATATCGATAGTTGGTGTGAGATAGAGGATGTAATGTTTTGTTTTACGAACTCTGGTTATTGCATGTGGTATGACACCAAGAGTAGAGAGTGGAGGGAGGTCAAGGGTTCGGATATGGAAGTATTGCGTGATACAAGCGAGCATAGCTTAGCATGGGGGTGTGTTGTTGAAACTGTTAACCATGGCGGGAAACTATTAGTTATCTGGGTCCCCAAATACAAGACAAAGGAGAAAAGGAGAATTTGGTGTGGGAAAATTGCATTAGAGAAGCGCCATGAAGGTGAGATTTGGGGTAAGATGGAATGGGTTAATGAAGTCCTTACGGTCACCAATTCGTTTAACTTCTTGAGTTGTGTACTCATTATGATTTAA